A region of the Harpia harpyja isolate bHarHar1 chromosome 14, bHarHar1 primary haplotype, whole genome shotgun sequence genome:
CCAGTGGGCTAAGTCCCTCAAGGGGCCAGAGGACACTGGAGAGCCCCAACAGgcaagggatggggacagggaatgTATCAGAAGAGcagattggggtggggggaaccaaGCAATACATGAGGGGGAGATTTGGCGTATGCTGCTTTTCTGGTCAAAGGCATTTTGAATTGGCCAAAACCAGGGTGAATTCCTGGTGATGAGTCTTTGCTCCTGGTCTTTCACTCCCGCTATGGGACCTTCATGGGAGCAGGCATAAGCTGGGCTCAGGCATTGCTACAGGCTGCCAGCATATCTGGCTGGTGCAAGTAGGAGGCTCCTCACCCTGGAGATGAAAAGGGtcctggtcagccctgaaatctgtggCTTGGCAGCTGGGAGGTATCCAGGATAGGTAGGTAGTGCCCTGTCCCTGCCTTCTCTCTACTTCAGAGCCATTGAGTCTGGATGCTTTGGGTATTCCTAGAGGGCCCTTGCTGGCCCCATGCCAGGGCTGTCCATGAGAGCTGACCCCCTGCTGCATTCAGGGGTgccaggggctggtggggagacCCTTGGGGACTGGTGGAGGTGAGCAGCATGCTGGACTCCTTCACTTTCgcagcacagaaagccagcaGGGGCATTTGCAGGAGATGAGCTTCGGATGTCTACTTTGGGGCTTCAAACAACTGTTGAGTACATCAACTTAAGTGGAGCCATGACGTGATCATTGAAACTTTTGTCCCATGCCCTTAGGGTCAGCTTGGCTATGCCGGGAGCCCCATGTGGAAGTACGGGAAGCAATGTGGGCCATTGGCTCAGAGCAGTTTTCCCCTGAAAACTGCTCTTATTCTGAGCTAGAGCTGCTGTCGGCAGGAGATGAGCACTGTGGATAGCACTGGTCCGTGTGGGACACTCATGCTGATCTACCACCCCTGTTGGTGGCAGGAAATGTGGCTGCGTGCCCGGCTTGCTAGCCAACCAGTCACACACATCATGATGTCATTCTACTGAAAAGGCAGGTGACATCTGTTGTCAAGTGACATTTGTAGGACACCAAGCTGGCTGTGATGCAATCAAGGTTGTTTCTGTTCAATGGAAACTTTTGGATCAGCTTACAGGCTGTGACACTTAGTGAAATGCTGTGAGCTCCATGGAGGAGCGAATGCCTGTTTTCTAACCTTAGCCTTAGTCTCATCAAAACATGCCTCTTCATATAAAAGTGACAGTATGCTcaccttctcctcccagccaGTGTTACAGGAGATGATCGTGTGATCCACTCCGCTCTATTCAGGAATGaagtgctgggatttttttctcaaaaatagcCCTATTCCTAGGAGTGACTAAAGACTTGCATAAGCCCATCAGGTTTGCACTCACAGTAGTTTTTCTACTGTGTGATGTAAAGAATGTGGTGAACCCAGAATAACATGTATCCTATTCTGCcggagtgttttgttttgctgttgataccttgtccctgtgggagcaggcttGCTGTGCTACTGGTTGCAGTGTTTCACAGCCTGATGTACCATCTGTCTCCTCCCCAGGATACCCGAAGCCAGAGGTGACGTGGTATAAGGATGATAAAGAGATGGACCGCTACTGTGGCTTACCCAAATATGAGATATTCCGTCATGGAAATCGCCACACCCTGCAGCTGTATAAGTGAGTAAAGAAGCTGGAGAGTGGTAGGATTTGGTGATGGGAGCTCTGAGCATGTTTTCAGTATTTGGACAAGCTGGCTGTCAGCAGTGATCTCCCCCCAGCACCTGTGCTGGCCCCTTCTGCTCCCCATTGCGATGTTCCCAGCTGTCCCTTCCCCTTCAGCTCTTTGCTCTGATGACTCCCCGATCACATCAGTATGAGACCCATTACTGCATCCAGGGATAGCTGCCATGCCGGAAGCAAGAGGAAGGTCAGGAGAAATTCCTCTCTCTGGAGCCTTCCAGTGCTGGTAGCAGCGTGTGCTATGGCTGCACCAGGCAGGAACTGAGCATTAGGGCTGGACAAAGGTGAGCAAAGGGAAAGTACTGGCTGCCTCCAGGATGATGGTCTAGGGGATCAGGCAAGACAAGGACAGAAACAGTTCATAGGAGTTTCCTAagcaaggggaaaggggaaggggctgcagccctggcccAGGAGGGCCTTTCCTAGCTCTCACCATGAGGTCAGGGAAGGAAAGGGCTGCTTTGGCACTTGACTGGTGGAGCCAAGGGCCTCCTTTATTCAGCCCTGACTACCAGCTTCTTTTAAGTTTAAACAAGGACTGTGTTTCTGGAGAGCCAGGCACACTGTCCCCCTAGCAAGCAGAGACCTGTTGCACCTTGAGTCCTGGATTTGGGCTGTCAGACAGGTGTGGCACTGTCTGACAGTACAGAATATCAGTACTGCTGGTAGTCCTGTCATCCTCGTGCTTCTAGCCTGGGCTTTTCTGCCACCCCAGGTGTGCTCCAGGTTTTTGTCAGAGGCTGGCTCACCTCTTGCAGGAGCAGGGATCTCCATGGGCCAGGCATCCCTGAGGGGTGACAAGAGAGTGCTAGTGCTTGTGCTTCTGCCCATGAAGCGGGGTGGGAAGGCTTTGGTAAGGCAGTAGGGTGAAGGAAGAACAGAAACGTCATGTAGGCTGTGAAGAGCTGAGAGGAGAAGATCCTGCAGAGGAGTGTGGCCAAGAACAGTTGGGAAGCCTGGTGCTAGCTGTTCCTCCACCATCACAGCCCTCTCTTATCAGAGTTACAGCACAGGGGGGAGCTGGGCACTGATTTAATGTCCAATTTGCTTATCTGCTAGTGCTGAGAACAGGCAGAGCCTGGGATGGGAGGCCAGCCCCAGGCCTCCAGACCTACTGTGGGCACCTCAAGGGCCACGTCTTTGTTTTTTGGCCCTTCTGGAGCAAGAAGTGGGAGACGTGCATGCCTGTGTGCCCAGCGGTAGTGCCTGGGGAGGACGGGCAAGTCTCATGCAGAGCTTTTGGTTTCCAGGTGCCGAGAAGAAGATGCAGGCATTTACCAGGCCTCAGCTAGAAATAACAAAGGCATCGTGTCCTGCTCTGGAGTGCTGGAAGTGGGAACCATGACAGAGTTCAAAATCCATCAGAAGTGGTttgaaaaaattaagagaaaagctgaagaaaagctgCGAGAAATAGAACAGGGCAAGAAACgagggaaagaaaatgtggagGTGGAGAAGTTGCAGGGAATGAGCCCCGATCGGCTCCAGAGGAAGCGGAGGCTGGCCAGGGATCTGAATCTCCGGTCCGGAGCCTCTCCATGGGAGAAGGAGGATGCAGCAAAAGTGCACGTCGCCGATTCTCCGTCCAGATTACATGAGGATATTGCTGAGCCAAAGGAGCAGCCGGTCAATGCAATGACGGGCTTTCCAAACAAACTAATAGCACCTTTAAAAGCAGAGGTGACCACCAATGGAGATGCCTCTTTGGAAAGTGTGGAGGAGAACGGGAATGGCTTTCTTGCGTACATCTGCGAGACAGTGGAGGACCTAGCGACTAAGCCGATGGTGAAAGACTCTGcggctaaaaagaaaaagaaggtggaggctcctccagcagcaaagcaggaagTTTCCAAGCGAGAAGAAAGTGGGCGAGACAGGGCCAACCCCTCTCCAAATCCAAGGTTTGCCCCTCCTATCCCCTTACGCAAAAATGCACGCTTGAGGGTGGCAAATGatcaagaaatggaaaacagtccAAAAATCAAAGAGCCTGGGAAAGCTGTGAATCAGGACACTAAAATCAACGGTGACGTGCGCTTCTCTTTGAAAGAGATGTATTTTGATAAGCAAGTGAAGCCGACAGCTGGGAAGAAGGAGGCGGGAGCCAAGGAGGAGGCTGCGAGcaaggctgccctgcagcctgtggcagTCAGCAGACAGACAGACGAAGCTCTGTTGTCCTCAGAGGTGTTGGAGGCAGGATCTGTGCAGTCCGAGGGACAGAGAGGCCAGCACCAAGCACAGAAGTTGGAGGGAAACAAAGCCGTCAGTCCAGAGGTAACTAGGACAGAAAGCAGCCAACGCAGAGGTTGCAACAAGAAAATATTCGTGCTGCACAGTTGTATTGTGGCACCAGCCCTGGGAGGCTGCATGTACCCCCTGGGATCTGTTGCCAAAGCTTTGTAGGTCTCCACCGGCAAAAGCACCCAAGAAAAAGGGCTTTCTGGACTTTGTGTGCCCAGACAGTAGAGCTTCCACCCCATCTCTGAATAAATGTCAGACGAGGTGGTGAGGAGAGATGTACGTCAGGGCCCTCCAGCTGAGCAGCTGGTCTCCGGGTGGCCTGAGGCGTGCTGTTTAATCGGCAGGCTGACCTCATGCGAAATGTTTCCAAATCAGTTAAGCAGGGAGCACTGAATGGCTATTTATAGTTGGGGGTGGATGACAGGCAGCGAGACTGATGACATCTGTTCAGTTTAGCAATTGAGCCTGAGCTTCAGCCGGCGTTTAATTAGCCCCCCCATGCAAATAAGTGCAGTGTGCCAGGTACACCACGTGAACTGCGCCAGGCAGGGCGTTGAATTTTGTTTACAGTGCAACATGTATACAGTAGATCTGGGCTATTTTTTGGCTCTTCCCTGTTGGAAAAACTCTGTTGCAAGACTCATTGTGGTGGTGATGCAGTGCCATGGCACAGCACCTGCTCCTGACCCTCACTGCATCTTTTAGTCAACTTCTATTTTTGTCACTTAACCTGAAgcattttccatgaaaatactAGACTGGAAGctaccagtcttttttttttttttcttttttctttaatgaccCCTTCTGTGGTAAAAGGTTCTCTGAGTCCGATTTGCAGGTGCTGTCAGGATTTGGCATTTGAGCTATGGTAGGTTCACGCTTTCAGTACAGACCAAGGCTATCAGAGGAGGCACTCCAGGTGCAGCACATCTCCCTTGGTAGGTAAAGCAAATATTTCAGGATGTGGAAACATCCACGATATGGAAAGTGGGACTGCTGGGTGCTccagtgaaaaaaaattcctttcttcctcttctagaTTTCTTTAACCATAGGTAGGAGCACCATTTACTGGTAAGAAACTTGCTGTGTTATGCAGTGAAGCAAGCGTCTGGGTTCTGGCCTCGACACAGTGCAGTGCCCTGAACCCATCTTTAACCCGACCCATCAGCATCACATGTTGCTGCAGAAGTTATTGCTGTGCAGGCGAGCCCATGGCAAAGCCattcattttctccctctctgccccTTGCTCTTAAGGAGGGTGGAAAGTGTTGGTGTGTAGCAGCCAGGCTTGGGCTGTCATCCCTGAGCCTTTGACATGCATCAAGgtattttcctcttcaaaaagcCACTCACAGAGGGAAACCTGTAACTCGTCAGCTGATGTGCCTTTGAGTAGACAAAAGGGAATGCTTTTGATTTGAATTTGAATGCTTCAGCTAGTTGGTGATGCTGGGGAAAGTGCTCAGGCTTTTGTGTGACCAAATAAGCTATTTTAAAGCCCTTTAAAGCTGACTCCTGACGTGTTTGAGGATATTTTCACTCCCCAGGACGCTGGTtgcttgtctttctctttttcaatCTTTCCCTTAAACAAGACAGGGTCATAGGTGAGTGTTTTCCTGGCCTTGACACCTAGCTGGGCCTCATGCTCAGGACTTCTCTTTTGAGCTGGATTTATCTGTAGCAGAAAGCTTTGCAAAATACCAGACTGTAGCCAGGCTTTGAACATCCTCACATGCAAGAGCAGAGGAGAAACTGGATTTGCGTGATGATCACTGTTGCCTAACTTTGAAActgattattttattatatttcttttatatgCCCCTAGTTTGAGTGTTTTACGATTACTTAAGGACAGATGCTTTTCTGAAAAGCTCCCAGAAAGCTTTTCTGAATAAGCTTTAGTTCGTGCACCAATGATAAACAAATTTCCCCCAAACCCCAGGTTCTCTTCAGCTGAAGAGATGTCCCCATTGACCAGCACCATTGCGTAGAGCCACCTCTGTGCATCCATCTGTGAACCACCAGCCCTGGTCCACCTTCAGCCCCCTTGGGCACTGTGCCACTCAGCCCCCCGAGCAGAGGGACCAGGGCTGGCCCTGTGGTTAGATTGGGCTGtgtccatccccatccctctccaTGCCACGGAAGACCAAATACTGTGGTAAAACCCAAGGGGTTTCACTGTGTGAAGCCCTTCTGtctcttaaaataaaaccttttaagcCTGAGCGCTGGGATGCTCTGTGTTGTGACACTCAGCCCAGCGAAGGAGGCTAGGGACACGGCTCTAGGGGAACAGCAGCAGGGATGTGTGGCATTTGGGGGTGCCTGTGCAACCCTGTGAACTGGGGCCCTATTTCTGCCCTCCCTGTGCGTGGAGACAGAAACTGCCTGGCCTTTGGCATCCTTTGGAATCTACCAAGGAAGGAGACTTGAATTTTGTGTGCAGGAATGGTCCCCCTAATGCTGCTGCTCCCACCCCAGTCCTTTGATATTCACATTGTCATAACAGTTGCTTGGGGAGGGGCTTGCTGAGAGACCGGCATTACCTTTCCTGGTTTTTCCAAGCATTCAAACAAAGCCTGAGTGGCACAAAATAGAAGGGCTAAGTGCCACAGCCCTCCTTTCCCCTGGACCTCATTTTGGAGGCTTAAAGCTCAAGTCAGAGACCTCAGGAGAAAATCCTTAGCAGCAGATCCTCTGGGATGAAAGGGGAACCTGTTGTGTGCATGCCCTGTTCCCATGCAATCGTCCTGGTGTTGCTAGCTGGGCATCAGCTGGGCACAGCATCTGTCAGCGGTATCGCTGCCTCCCCTGAGCCTTATCCTACAAAAATAGATAGTGCTCCTTGGCTGGAGTATTTCACTAGATCTCCTCGGGATAAAGCTCAGCCGTCACAGGGGGCAGCTTGCTAAAATGTCTGCTGGCGTGCAACTGCAGTCGGAAACGTTGAGCTTCCCGAATGTCAAAGAAACAGGATGGTCGAATAGCGCAGATAACGTCACGGTGTACAGTTTCACTATAAATCATTTGGGCAGCCTCATCCAGATAGCGTGTGACATGCCAATCACCCCATCTCAGAGTGGAGATTGCAGATATAGTATAGGGGGAGCACTGAGTCTtaaaaaagagcaaggaaattATACAAGGTCTCAGCAACAGCTGGTGAAAACAGGAAGGTTTTGCTCCTTGGGAAGGAGCTGTGTCAGAGGAGATTGAATTAAAAGCCATTGAATGTTTTAGAGAGGGAGATTGCCTGCCTCTTTGTGTACAACCAAGGCATTGAAAGGCAGAAGAGTTGGagctgattaaaagaaaaaaacattctgtgCAGCATGACAGGGGGCTGTGGGACCCCACTACCGTGGGACAATGGCAAAGCCAGGAGACCCTGGATGAGTATCAGCGATACCAGGTTAATACTTATGATTCAGGCAGAAGTTGGGCAGTGCCATATGGTACAGATGGACCACAAGCACCACTGAGCAGACCCAGGCAGTAAAGTGATGctaattttctattttcttttttgactaGGTTGTAGCAACAGTGGGACAGTCTGCTAGTGACGTAAAACATTCAGTGTCTAGTCCAACCATAGAGACCAGTCAGCAAGCCAATAAGTTAAAGGAACTCAGGAAAGAGATGCCTGTCTGCCAGGAGACCAGGGGGGCTGGGAAAAGGACAAATCCTCGGCTGAGGCCTCAGGAGCCACCAAAGCCACCAGCACCGTCTCCAGACCACGTGCAGTCCAGCAAGGAGCACCCTCCCTCTAGGAAGCAGGCAGAAGGACATTCCCATGCTATTGAGGGCGGAGAGACCCAACAAGGACGGTTAAATCAAGAGGACAAAAGCCAAGGTGAGAAAGAACCATTGCTAAAGAAATCGAGTCCTCCAGAGCCTGGAGAAAACGCTCCTCTTGAGCAAATCCCACATCAGACAGCAGTTAAGGATGGGAAGagcaaagaggcaggagcggagcTGTCCAGGAGCCATCCTGgtgcagaggcaggagggagcGGTGCAGCAGAGCCATCTCCTGGGCCTGCGCACAGGGAGGCGGGGAGGACACCTTTGGGACATCAAGAGACTGAAACATCGGCTCCTGCTTCAGTTCAGCTTGCCAAGGAAGAGCCGCTTCCTGCTCCTGCAGCGGGGACATCGGTGGCTCAGGAGGCACGGCTTGCTGCTCACGACGCCCCAGGGATGGAGGCCACAGCAGGAGAGGCTTTGTCTGgagcccagctgctgcctcctgcgaGCGGAGAAACGGAGATTAAAAAGGCAGGTGGATCTACCCCGCAAGAGAAGTTTTCAGCCAGCATGTTAGGGGAGGAGAGTGCCAAACCAGTGCCTGTGGGACCTCAGGGGAAGCAAGGAGGAGGGCAGACAGCCACAGCAGCTCCGCCCCAGGAACCAGCAGCACCTTCAGGCACTTTTGAAGGAGGTGCTGAGGTTCAGCCACAAGTACCGCTGGTCCTGTCTAGCCCCGAGAGACCTCAGGAGATGTCTTTGGAGGAGAAGATGCAGCACAAAAACCTTGTTTCCTCCTTGAAGAActatctgctgctgcttttaaaaatgtcagataGCAGTAAGGATGCTGCAAAAGAAGACACTGACCCCAGTGACAGGGAGCAGCCTGATGCAGAGGAAGTCATGCTCCCAGAGATAGGCATTGCAGGCCTGAGCCCCCGCACTTCAAGGAGAGTTTTGGAAAAGGTACAAAACAATCAGCTCTTCCAGACAGCAGAGAACTTGCCTCTGACCCCCAGGACATCCAGGCGGATCACAGGCATGATTAACGAGGAATTCGTTACCAGCAAGGAGATGCTGGCTTGCAGGCCTGTGCCACCAAAGAGACGTACCCGGGTTGCTCCCGAGGCAGAGGGGCCACCCCAGCTCTCTGTGCCCTCCATCGTGGTGGGCAGCATGCCAGCAGCAGGAGTGGGGCAGCTTCCTAATAATATTTCCGATTTGCCTCCAGTGAGCCCTGAAAAAGAGAGCCCTGGTGACCCTCTGGCAGTGCTACCTTGTGCAACGCCAGAGGAGCTTGCTTCTGGGGCCCGGCGCAAAATATACCTGCCAAAAACCAAGCaggtgggggaggaagaggaggcaacCCCAGAGAGCCCAGGGCACGTGAGAAGTCCTACCGTTTCGCCACGGCAATCCAGGAAGAACCAGGCCCTGTTGCAGTCGCCTGCCCTGGCTCCAACCCCTCCTGCAGAGCAGCGCTCGCCAACCCTCACAAGGAAGATGGCCACATTGGAGGTTCCTAAGCTGTATGAGGAGCCCACAGGTGACAGCAGTGGTGACCACGAGGCCCCTGAAGATGCTAAGCCAGAAGCACAGCCAGCAGAATCCAAGAAAGCAAATAACCCATTTAAAGGTAAGGGAAGAGGTAGTCCCCATGAAGCATGTTTTCTTGTTGCCTACAAAGGGAGCCTGGCCAACTGAGCTGGTGATAGTCAGCTGGGGCCATGTGGGTTTTGTGCATTTGCAGGGTTTTCAGCATCGCCCTTTGGCCGTCTGAAAGCCAAAAGTCTGCCCGAAGACTTCAACCTTAGCGCAGGGAGGGCGGACGAACACAAGAGACAGCAGTGCTGAGACTGGCTGTCTCCACAGCCTGGACTTCCCTGGCCAAAGGAATCATATAATCCTCTTCTTCTTGATCTCCATGTCCTGGTCCTCAGCATGCCTCATGCTGGTCAGGGGCCCAGTGGGCATCAGTGGGGTGCACGCTCCTTTTCCACCTCCATGGTCAATGCTAATTTGATCCCTCGTGGCATCGAATTAGAAAAGGCATAATCCTGGTGTTGAAGTGCTTGCAGGAGCCAGGTGATACCCTCACAGATATCAGCACTCTTGCAAGAGTAAGGGTAACCTTGATAAACCCCTACTTCAGTAGATAAATGTTTCCTCCAACATTGGATAGTGTTTTTCTACATTGCCTCTGGCCGAGCCCCACTAGGTATTGCAGTGGTGCACTGTTGAACGAATTTGTACCACTTGTATCCCACCATGTTTATCCAAGTGGAGCTCTGAGACCTTCTCTGGGAAGGCGATGTTATACCAGGCTGTGCTGACATATGTGTGATACCCAACACCAAAGTCctaagcagcagctctggggtaGGCTggcctgtccccgtccccagagctgcagccagcactgTGTGTCTCACCGTCGATCTCTTTGCACCCTGTCCTTAGCTCCGCAGGTGATTCGTAAGATCAGGGCAGAACAATTTTCCGATGCGTCAGGAAACCTGAAACTTTGGTGCCAGTTCTTCAATATTTTGAGTGATTCTAAGCTGATGTGGTACAAGGACGAGATCCCTGTAGCAGAAGCCCAAAGGAGGTAACCTGCCAGCTCTGCTTCATTGTAGTCCTTGTGCATAGCCCTGGGTTCGTGTGTTAAATTCAGCTCCTTGCGTTTACTGGGGTGAAGGTGCCCCTTCTATTAAGGCTGCATGAGAAGCTCATTGCATGGCATGGTACGTTGTGAGCTTTATCTTCTCAgtgcctggggagggagggatcaCCCTGATGGGGAATTGCTGCCAAATTTGTCCTATTGATGCTCCACCTGGAGCCTGGCTTAAGGGCTGATGCTTTGAGTAGCAGAgctctggggagggcaggagctgaACCCAAACCTCGTGGAGGGCAGGGAAGGTGCTGTGCCCATCTCGAGAGTTTGAGAGCTGCGTGTGAGCTGCGAAACTGGGACCCCAAGTGATGCATGTGagggtgtgtcgtggtttaaccccagccagcaactaaacaccacgcagccgctcactcatttcccccccacccagtgggatgggggagaaaatcgggaaaagaagcaaaacccgtgggttgagataagaacggtttaatagaacagaaaagaagaaaactaataatgataacgataacactaataaaatgacaacaataataatgaaaggattggaatgtacaaatgatgcgcagtgcaattgctcaccacccgccgaccgacacccagctagtccccgagcggccattccccgcccccccacttcccagttcctatactagatgtgatgtcacatggtatggaatacaccgttggccagtttgggtcaggtgccctggctgtgtcctgtgccaacttcttgtgcccctccagctttctcgctggctgggcatgagaagctgaaaaatccttgactttagtctaaacactactgagcaacaactgaaaacatcagtgttatcaacattcttcacatactgaactcaaaacatagcactgtaccagctactaggaagacagttaactctatcccagctgaaaccaggacagggtggcagctgtgctgggagggTCTGCATGCTGCACCTGAACAGGCATTTCCATGCAGCCACCACTGGCAAGCACCAACAGGGAAAAAGCAGCTCTGGCTGTGCCCTCTCTATCCCTTGGCACTGCCCTTGCACAGGGAGAGCATGTCCAGGCTTCTTGTATCCTGGATGCCCCTTTGGGTAAATTATGGAGAGCAACTTGTTCTCAAGCCCAAGAGATTGTGTGGGAACATCATCCACATTGGATAGCATTTGCTTGATGCCTTTGAGCATCCCTTGAGCTCCCTTTATAATGAGCAGGCAGAAAGAGGTGCTTCTGGGGCAGAAACGATCTTCTACGGCAGATATTTGAGCTGGGGCAGATGGACTAGGAGTGGCCATTGCCTTCTAGCTGACCAGAGCAGAGCCTGCTCAGCCAGCGGGTCTCAGGATGAGGGTCCTACCTCTTCCCTCTGGGGCCCTTGCTGGGTCATGCTGGCTATGCGGGGCAGAAACAGGCCTTTGGTTCTTGTGGAGACCCATCTGCCTGGTGTGTCGCCACCTTGGCTAGAGGAACTGCCAGCCAAAAGCTTGGTGCTGCAGGCTGGAGAAGACCAGCAGCCTGCTCATACAGAGCTTGCGCTTTGCCAGTCCCCTGGAGAGGGGCAGGCTGCAGGATGGGAAGTGGTGTCCACCCTCACTCATGAACAGCTGAAAATGAAGCTGGACACCTCTGTGGCTGTTCCAGCCATCCGATCCAGATGCGAGTCTGTTAGCCCAAGCGCAGCCCTGACCCAGCCACACTCAGAGGCAAGTACCTTTATCAGTCTGTAGCCCAATCCTGGCCAGATTTTGCAGGGCTTGCCTGGAAGAGGAGCATCTCTGTGAGTACAAACTGCAGGGCAGGACTCCTGGTGCCATGAGGTGCCAGGGGAGCGGCTGGGTTGCCCTTGGGCTGTCTTCCTTTGTGGCCCTCTTCCAGCCCTCCAAGGGCGGCATGGTGCCCACCCGCAGTGCCTGTCACGGGGCTCCTGTGTGCCCCCATGTGTCACACGGGGCTGAGGCCATGCTCCGGTTTCTTCCAGCGCTGGTGATGAGGGCCAGGCAGCCTTGGCTGTTGTGCAGGCATCCCAGAAGGACTGCGGGGTCTACCGATGCGTGATCAGCAACGAGTACGGCACTGACTCCACCGATTTCCTGCTCAGCCCAGAAGGTGAGGAGCCCTCAGCAGCCTggcagctcttccagctgcccAGGTGTGCTGTGGGGTGGCATGGCAAACTGTGGAGAGGGCTTGGTGCCAGGCTTTGAAGGGGAAGCCTTGCTGACCCCATAACACCACCTCTGCCAGGTGCATCTGCCTCCATGTGCTAATTTACGAGCCATTCACACCATCCTCCTTGCTGTCCCTTGGTGTGGAAGTGCATGGGGCAGGGtgggatcctggcaggaccttgACGCCTCTTTGCTTTCTGTCTCCTCTAGTGCTGTCAGGATTTATCTTGCGGGAAGAGACTGAAGGTAAGGGCCACATGCTGATGAGCTGCAACTGCTGCCCCTTGCTGCATGGGGGGCAGGCAGCTCTGTGGCGGGGGCAGGACGTGCCTGCATTGTCCCCCCTCACCAGCTTTTCCCTCTGCCAGTTGGAGAGGAGATCGAGATGACGCCCATGGTGTTCGCGAAGGGTTTGGCTGACGCAGGCTACTGGGGGGATAAGCTCTTCGGGCGCGTGGTGAGCGAGGACGTGGAAGTGGGTGCCGGTTTCCTGCGCAAAGCCTGCCGTGCCAGAGCCATCTATGGCCTGGAGCCCATCTTTGAGTCTGGCCGCACCTGCGTCATCAAAGTGCACAATTTCATTGTCTTTGGGACCAAGAATGAGAACAGCCTCATCGAGAAGAACTACGATATCACCATCCAGGTGGGCATCCTTGTGCGGCATCCTCCACCTGTGTCTCCCACACCTTCCCCATCTGTCTGTGCCATGGTCCCCAGCTCTGTGCCCACTTTATTTCCTTCCACTTTTTGAATGCTTTGGAGGGCTTGAGCCATGTTCCAGCAGGCTGGCAATGTCCTTGTTATTCTTGGCTTCAGCTCTTCTCTCTGAGCAACACAGAGCTGCTCGGAGCTTTTCTGTCACTTGTCCTTTGACCACCAGGACAGGGAAACAACTGGCAGTGGTGCCAGAGGATGCCTGGCCAGGGAGGGGGTCCCAGGGAGGCATTGGTACAAG
Encoded here:
- the ALPK3 gene encoding alpha-protein kinase 3 isoform X3 translates to MVYSDQRAFSFSKELSLEAQRVTSSGHLLASREVGLQRSTFCAIISQLTEETQPLFETTIKSRSVSEDSDAKFTCIVTGYPKPEVTWYKDDKEMDRYCGLPKYEIFRHGNRHTLQLYKCREEDAGIYQASARNNKGIVSCSGVLEVGTMTEFKIHQKWFEKIKRKAEEKLREIEQGKKRGKENVEVEKLQGMSPDRLQRKRRLARDLNLRSGASPWEKEDAAKVHVADSPSRLHEDIAEPKEQPVNAMTGFPNKLIAPLKAEVTTNGDASLESVEENGNGFLAYICETVEDLATKPMVKDSAAKKKKKVEAPPAAKQEVSKREESGRDRANPSPNPRFAPPIPLRKNARLRVANDQEMENSPKIKEPGKAVNQDTKINGDVRFSLKEMYFDKQVKPTAGKKEAGAKEEAASKAALQPVAVSRQTDEALLSSEVLEAGSVQSEGQRGQHQAQKLEGNKAVSPEVVATVGQSASDVKHSVSSPTIETSQQANKLKELRKEMPVCQETRGAGKRTNPRLRPQEPPKPPAPSPDHVQSSKEHPPSRKQAEGHSHAIEGGETQQGRLNQEDKSQGEKEPLLKKSSPPEPGENAPLEQIPHQTAVKDGKSKEAGAELSRSHPGAEAGGSGAAEPSPGPAHREAGRTPLGHQETETSAPASVQLAKEEPLPAPAAGTSVAQEARLAAHDAPGMEATAGEALSGAQLLPPASGETEIKKAGGSTPQEKFSASMLGEESAKPVPVGPQGKQGGGQTATAAPPQEPAAPSGTFEGGAEVQPQVPLVLSSPERPQEMSLEEKMQHKNLVSSLKNYLLLLLKMSDSSKDAAKEDTDPSDREQPDAEEVMLPEIGIAGLSPRTSRRVLEKVQNNQLFQTAENLPLTPRTSRRITGMINEEFVTSKEMLACRPVPPKRRTRVAPEAEGPPQLSVPSIVVGSMPAAGVGQLPNNISDLPPVSPEKESPGDPLAVLPCATPEELASGARRKIYLPKTKQVGEEEEATPESPGHVRSPTVSPRQSRKNQALLQSPALAPTPPAEQRSPTLTRKMATLEVPKLYEEPTGDSSGDHEAPEDAKPEAQPAESKKANNPFKAPQVIRKIRAEQFSDASGNLKLWCQFFNILSDSKLMWYKDEIPVAEAQRSAGDEGQAALAVVQASQKDCGVYRCVISNEYGTDSTDFLLSPEVLSGFILREETEVGEEIEMTPMVFAKGLADAGYWGDKLFGRVVSEDVEVGAGFLRKACRARAIYGLEPIFESGRTCVIKVHNFIVFGTKNENSLIEKNYDITIQECKIQNSSREYCKIFAAEARAIPDFGAVPEIIPLYLIYRPANNIPYATMEEDLGGPCEQYCITETDGSLVARGTSEIVLKCCTFQHWVYQWTNGNILVTDMEGVGWKMTNVRIATNLKGYQGLKESCFPSLLEQFTAAHQCNRYCSILGLKTLEPAKPKGSKSPSMGRKSAQSSPQLQKKGLASPQGTRKAAVSPKSSRRAAETGEAPAASKPGSGESGRSGRPQ